CTTTTATTTCTCCCCCCCATTGTGCTTTGTTACCTATGGCATTGGGGAAAAGGTTATGAACCTTCCGATTTTCAATTCTTATTGGGACATCCTATGATTAACTTTACCTCTTTCTTCTTGCTCAGTGGATagacatctcccagggtcagagCCAGAGAGGTTGGAATATGTCGAGTGGTTTGATGCTTTGGGAGACACATTGGGTGTGCTGGTGGCTGAACTCTCTGTCCGCATGCAGGAGGTGTCCAAAAAGTCTGCCTCTGGGGAGAGATCGCTGGGAGCTCTGAAGGGCAGTTGCTGTTGCTGCGGACTCTTCAGGAGGAAAGAAAGACAGTGGGACTTAACACAACACCAATGAGGGAATAAACATCTCAACAGAAAAGCTGAAAAGGAGCATATCCACAGTTCAGCGTCCAAAAAGGCAGATTCGACTATCCTCAGAGGGAAAGACTTCTTATTTCCAGACTCCCAACTTATTTCTGGCAGGGCAGTTAGAGAGCCTCTGTCACCCAAACACTCTCttattacatatttttaaagcatGGCTGAAAACTCAGTCTGGTTCATTGTGACAGCAAAAAATGCCATTAGCCTGAAGTTTATTTTCCCTTAAAAAGCATCTTTAGACTGGTGAGCTGTCGTTAAAGTCTAAAGGATACAGGCCTGATCCCAAGCCCAGTGAAATTGATGATGGGGGTTGGGTCTTCTGGTACATTCAGTGGTCTTTGGTCTCAACCAAAAAGGAGAGCAACACACACCAAAACAATTGGGCAACAATCCCTGGAAGTGGCTTGTAGATGGAATAGGAAAAGTCTCAAGTGTAACATGTGCCACAGAAATCGCTGCCACATCAACCATGTAGTTGCCTTAGGGTATGTTTAGACTATGTGgaagatcagcctggtcagggttgatcttctggagctgGATTTTGCATGCCtgatagagatgtgcaaaatcgaactatcaggggctggcagtcaacccctgtactcctcaataacATGAGATGTAAGGGTGGTCAACGGGAGGttctctcctgttgacctccctctgtgaagacagacatgtaagttgattgcagataactCAATTCTAGTTACGCAACTGCTGTAGTTAGAATTGCGtagctacaatcgacttacctgccttgTGTAGATCTGCCCTTAGCTATCAGATTGCACAGCCACGATTGTCATAGTGATAACTGCTGGAGAAAGCAGAACTGCCCTTTTGTGAAGTGAGGGCTGTCTTCCTTCCCAACTCCTACATCATCTTTACCAGGGGAGGCTGCCAATCCTTACGGCCCTTTCTCAGAATTCACAGTAACACCAAGCTCAACCAGCATTACCACTGGACAGATGATGACGAAGGCAATCCagccaacaaacaaaaaagtgctCAGGATGACTGTGGCCATGTCTTTCAGCATGGAATCTACAGGAGCCTCTGGCCGAGGTACAGGCTGACTGGGCTTCTCTTCAATGTCCTTTGGAATGGAAGGTGGCAATTCTTTTGACGAACTTTTAACGATACCAATGACCTAGGAAACAGATCAATTCAAAGTCTCTATAGACACCATACATTATATATGCCAGTACAGCTGCAAAGTACATTTCAATAGGTGGCGAGGGACAGATAATTTCTTAAAAGCTTAATGATGTGCAAGACTCTCTTGAATATACTGGTGGTTCACAGCAAAATTGGTTAATCTCCGGACGACCGCGCAGTTCATTCAACAGAccatttccactgaaatcaatgggagttttgcacgTGGAAGGAAAGCAGGACTCAGCCACGAGTCTGAGTTACAGAGTTCTAGAACACAGAATAATACAATGACACCCCATGGGAGGCAACTGTGCTGCACTTCCGCAAAGAAACTCCCTACAAGTTTTCCTACAAAGTCTAAGTTCTCCCAAAATTTTTACTGCCCTGCCCCTGTAATGTTCCTATGGCTTCTCCAGTTATTCAGTAATACAATAGGGTTATTCACAAACCTCCTCAAAACTGGCTTTATCAGAGTCAGCTGGAATCACATTTTCATGCCGTTTCGGTAAACTGCTTGGAAATTTGTCCAGGATCTTGGTAGGAGCTGATAAAGGTGTTTCATGGTGCCCTTTAAATAAAACAACATTTGTTACAAAAAGAATTGCCCTTTTTGGGGAGAAACATGATTGATTTTGGCATCTCTGCCAAAAAGCACTACTTAGCTTAGAATAAAACAAAGCTGTCTTGCATGTACCTTAGCGTGGTATATATAGGATGTGCGtgtatattacatatatataggGTATATATCTGAAAATTGTTACATGCCCTCTGAAGCAAAGCAATGCTCTTGCTCTTAAAGGCTCAAAACCTAAAAGTATTGATTATggacactgacttcagcaggacttGTACACAGGCTCTGGCTGCAGATTTGGAGTGTGACTTTGTTTCTTGCTGAAAATAAATACTGAACAGCTAGCAGTGCTGCACACTGAAAGAGCTGACagccttttgaaaatttcaggtgcgatcatgtaattaaaaactattctaatgcatatgcacaaggggGCCAAATTAGGGTTCTAGCATCCTCTAACTTTGGAGTGCTTGATTTTGAATCTTTTAAAGTCTTTTTATGTGGTTGTTTTGGATGTAATTTACAATACTGTATTGCTAACAACCTCtgtttgagagcaacaagaagtcttgtggcaccttatagactagtctacaaggtgccacaagacttcttgtcctcgaagctacagactatcacggctacctctctgatacttgtcaccatgcaaagcTCTGTTTGAATTGTtgtccagtagagggcagtgcAACATGATGGAATATTATGGACTTCTTGATACCTATTAACAGCCAGTGGTTCCTCCAATAGTTGAGCTTCTTTTCTTTCAATCCTGCTGAGAATTTTAGATCCGTACTCGGAGTTATAACACACTCGCCATTGTCTTCAATAGTGACTCCTTCTGTTCTGGGGCCCTCTAACAGAGGTATGGCTCTGCCACGGGGCTAGAAAGACAGAGATTTATTATTACAGCTAACAAAGGACTGTATCGCTACACAACACTTTACAAAGCCTCGGACAAGTCAGAGTTGAGACATAACTGGAAAGCCATATTAGAAATGCCCAAAGCTTTCCTTTGGAATGAATTAAATGTTTAACTCAAAGTATTTTATTGCTAACTTACAGGTGGGAAGCTCTACATTAATTTGGGATTTACTTCACATACCATGTCTCTCATACTGTAGGGACAGAGTGTTTAGTAGCAAGCAACCAGCGACATGCCAACTAAGCACTGACTGCACGGAAACATGACAGCTATTATGCCCTCAGCCAGAATTCACACAGTCAGTCCTAGACATTAGATCCTGCATTACTGAGAGAAGGAATCTTGCTTAGGAGGTGGGCTTGGCCCCCTAAAAAATCTTTATGTCCTACCAGGATATCTAAAATGGCAGCAAAGAAAACCTTGCTTTAACATCTTATCAAGGTGTGGGGGCTTCCAACAGTATGAACTGGTGCCAGCTTTAACATCAATAAGCACAACGCACTGTCATCAGTGGTAGAAAGAGCACTGATGTGGCACTTGAACTCACAACCTATGGTTTGGGGAGAGAGGACTCCCGTCCCAGCTCAGCCAGAGACATAGTTCCTGACTAGCTGCAATTAAATTGTTACTTGCAGCATTGGAAACCATTCTTGAAATAAGATTGGACTGTCCAATTTTTGTGTTTTGCTGCAGCTTCCTTGATTTGTCATTTATTCTTTAAAAGGCCAAGCTGCTCAGAAGTCCTTTGTGGGCCACTCTTATTTTTTAAGCTAAGATTTTAGATTTTATGGTTGTGATACTCCCTTTCTGAATAAGAACGGAGCATACTCAGCATCTCTAGTCTTTAGAGAAGAGAAATGCTGAACAGTGACAGAATGTCAAACAGCGTAATTTAGGAAAACATATTATGCTTTATCACAGCAAGATCAGGCATCACTAAATAACTCGTAACATAGAATCATTGTATCCAATGaggtctggggcaaggtgggagggggatgtAGCTCTGttcccccagaaggggtgggaccaaagtCAGAAGGGGCTGGACCTAAGGTAGTCAGCCCTTAGTTCTGCCCAGACCACAGCGCTGGTCCCTCCGTGCTTCAAGCTGCACGAAGCAGCACTACTGCAAGCAAttcccaggggcccagagctcaggctgtggCTGTTGCTGAGATAGCAGTGGTGGCGGCAGACAGTGACCCGAGCTCCTTTGAAACCCTGGGCCCCGTGAAACTGCCCCCCATAATTCTCCCCCATTGGCAGGTCTGACTGCATCTATAAGCTGTGTGTATTACGGCTATTTCTCATTTGAATGAATTTAAGTATTGAGCAGACTTAAAAATAAAAGCCTCTCAATGCATCTGGGAAAAAGTAAAGATTATTTTTCTTAGCTGACCCTGACACTGGCATATTTTGTTATGACAAAGCTGTGATTTTCCCAATATTTTGCCGGGACAAAGAGCCTTAAGTAATAATTACAGATGAACCTAAATAACCCAAAGCTTGGAGGAGTTCAGATGAAGGGTGAGATCTCAACATTTCAGCAGAGAATCACGCCTAATACTAGACAGTGTGCTTTTCAAAACATGGCATCAAAGACTGGAAGCATCTAACTTACCACAATAGCCACTCCTTCATGCACCATTGATGGAGATGCATACAAGCTCGTCGAGTATTTCCCTACATAGAGCGTAGGCCTAGAACAACAGAAAAAGTTGGCTGTTTTTACCACCTGGGTTACAATCTCAACCGTACATTATTTTAGAGACTATTAAATTTGAGTCTCTTGCATGATCAGCCTTTATTTATTGCTATACAGCGCAATGTACAGTAAATGGTAAAGAGCAAGGAGCCAATTGTATATTCTCTCCTTCGAGTATCTGCAATTTATACAACAGCAGCTCTATTAAGTAACTGACTAGAAACAATCTGCAGTTAGAGCATGGGAAAGCACCATCAGTCAGACTCTGAAAACAACACTCATACTCACGTCAACTTGCTCTTGGTCTCTGTTTCCTTTGGGAAAGGATACTTCCACTTAGTGATGCGCCCAACCTCCCCAGACATGAAGGTCAGGTAGCGCAGGGTTTCTATTCCTACGTTGGTGTGCATTACTTTCCGTAGTCCTTCACGCTGCCAGATGTAAAAAGCTACCACGGGGGATCCATAATTCTGAATCCATAGCACATCCCCAGACTCACTATCCACAGTCACCACCAGTCCATCTCCATTAGATACAAAGTGGGACATTTCTAAAACATACAAATACACAAAAGGGTATTCAGATCTCCTGCTTAGTCATGGCTATAATAACCCATATATTAGCCTCCTTAAATTAGCTATGAAAAtcagttagggcttgtctactaGAAAACATAGCCCATGACAAACCAGTGTGTGACTCTACGATGCATTCACTGCATGCTAACTGTGTGTGAGGACCCTGCTACTATGCACTGGAACAAGGGTATGCAATAAGCAGCTCAGTTGTGATTTATCAGAGTTAGCCCTTGGTGGGCcaacagatgctttatttacctgtgcatcaGCCAGTACAATGCTCTCAGTGGCTGTGGTTCatcattcctggccaatgagagctgcaggaagccacGGCCTGGCCTGTACCACTTCTTGCAGCTTTCATTGGCCAGTAACAGTGAACCGCAGCCAAAGGGAGTTGCAAGTGGCCGTACTTGCAGACACTCAGGTAAAAAAaccatctggcagcctgccaggggctaatcCTGCTGAATCACGTCCAACCTGTGGGCCACTTAGCACCCATCCCTGCACAAGAAGTTCTGTAGTGTACATCAAAGCACACTATGGAACTTTTAGTGCACGATAGAACTAGGACAGCTAGTGCACAGCAAATTACTATGCTGTAGAGTCACATCTTGCCTTGCCTCACACTAAATCTCTGTGTTGACAAGCCCTTAGACTAGTGTTCATTTTAGATTGAAAAAGACTAGTGCTTGCATGTCACTCAAGAGTGCTCAACATTATCCTGATGTAAATACACATTGCTCTCTCATCAGAACACCCTTTTGTGTAGTTTGGCTCCTCGGTATCTACTTCTAAGGACTTGCAGACCTGCCTCTTCTCATAATCGTCATATAAACCATCTCCGACTACCTCCAAACATGCAACACAAGGAAGCATATTCCTGTATAATTGGGAATTCCCGGCTAAGGGGCTGCACATTCTTCAGTGTTGGCTTTAAAATGACCAGATTCAGAAAACACAGCTCCATCTCACAACACAGAGTGCTTGAGCAGGACCTGACATTAGCACACAGCCCCACTGGCATCAACAAGTCATCACATTGCAGGACTGGGACCTTACCAGGGAATTAGAGCATAACCGTGCACATTTCTTTTGGATTACTTCCATCAGAAGCAACTCTAATGTTGAGGAATTCAGCTGAAATATTTAGCATTTACTGGAAAACCCCACTGAGATGAGAATTTATTGCTGCCTGTGCCAAATTCagacatttatttgtttttaaaaaagcaggctCAGCACTGGAAAGCAGCAGATATTTCCCAATAAGACGAAAGGGAATGTAAATGTTTCCATGTAAAATTTGTGATGTACTGTGACTTGGAGCCAAGCTCACTTTGTGCAATAGTTTTGCAAGGTGAGAAATACCCACCACAAATCAGAACTGGAATGTTCTTGTTTTCATTTCTGACTCACTTATGTGATACTCTTCTATATCACAGTacaaattttaaatttcatttgtgttttaaaattattctCTAGACCACAATCAGCAGCACTATTCCCCTGATCTCCATGCAGCCCCACTGTTTTTAGTAAACTTAGATTCAGGAGTTACCTCTTCCAGAAATTCCCCTTCTGCTCAATAGCTATAAACAAACATTGTTATCATCGTTTATACTGTTCTCAAACAATAGGGACTCTAATTCTGGGGAGAATACAGGATATGGCATTCTTCACACACAACTAAAATTTGAATCCCTGCTTTAAATACAAAACTCAGCTTTAACTATGGAGCAAACTCAAGGTTTGCTTAATTAAAGTATTAATATGAATATTATCCACTTTTAACAGTCATATATTATTTTTGCACATTTGTTAATACCATCAGATGGAagtgcaaattattattattaacactAACAATATGTTGCATTTCTTTAGTGACATCCAACTGATGATGTTAACAAGCTTTACAACCATGATTTAAACTTCTCAACCTCTTTATGTAGTCCAAAATTATTATCCCATTTTATAGGTATGGAAATTGAGGCACCGAGAGGTTaggtgacttacccaaggtcacacaggaaatctgttccAGAACAGCAGAGCCCTTCTTTCTCCTCATTGGACAAGTTAAACACTTGCCATATATTAACACAGACTGAGGAAGAAACTCCAAGactctccattttttttaatggaaagaacTATTTTTTGGAGAAAACCctttgtgtccacactgcaaagtttGTTATTGTGGGGTAACAGGGCATCtaactcaaaatagtaactccaacaaaaacaaaaactttcgCCAACTTGCTCCCCCTTTCAATATCAAACTTGACTCATTGTGTACTAAGGAGAGAGAATTACAACTTAATTGGCCGCCAGGAAGGCATCTCATCATTGCTGtgattttgaaattgggctctcAAGGGCGAATGCTCAATTTCGAAATGCTCTTGCAGCGCAAATGCTCTTTTAAGTTATTTTGACATTCTAACAACTAAATacgttatttctgaaaaaaaaccctgcagcgtagacatagcctaatgtcTGAATTGAGTTTTTATCTTTGtttcaggtgggtggggggaagaggagaccAATGGAGAAGGTGACATGGCAGGGCAACTTAACAAGACCAGCATGTAGGTACAGAATTGGGGAAGGGAGGAGTTGGGTCTGCCCattgcagaaaaaaaggcagcataCTAGGAATGTTTCCcaaatttatttggccatggaaccctcttaaactcaaaagaattttgcagaacccctaataacagtcatATATGGAGTTGAAAAAATAGACCACAAATaaataaggataataataaacaaatgctaaacaaggtcatgagatctacatttagtttaattgcacatatttaaaaacaaaaaacacatttcaTTTAATAGATGTAATAGAGTGAGCGTAGGGATTTACAGCGGTATATAACAGGCGATCGCCACACTGACTGACTGCGTGTAGCACTGAGTAGTGACAACAccgtccccactctctggctaaacTGGCATTATACAGGGTTACTTATCGTGGCAAACACAAACGAAAAATGTTTTTagtaaaattcataaatgcttaaatattattatttttaaatcataaaatgttattataatggaattttctcacggaACCCTGATTTTCACTTGCGGAACCttggggttccacagaacactgtttgggaaacactgcactggAGCAATCATGAAAGTGGAAAAAATGCAAGAGACAAATCAAAGTTCTTACTGTATTTCACATCTTCATCAGGTACAGTGGCTGCATAATCAAAGTAGGTGGCATTCCATCGGAGCTCCTTATTTTTGGTATCATACATTGTGATTGTGTATTCTGTTAAAAATACACACACTGTGAAAAACATCTTTTGAGGAAACAGAACTAGTCACCTGTAGTGCCAAACGCTTCTCAGCACAACACACACTTTGCTTTTCATGTTTGTAGCCTTCTTTTAGCTAACAGCTATGTGCACACTTCAGAAAACAAGGCAAAACTGGTTTCTGTTGCACTGAAATCTACTGCTCAAAAGGAATCTCAGAAGACAAAAAGCAGTAGGCAGCAGTCCAGTCCAGGTTATCAGTTCTTAGTGCTTCTTCCTCTAAGATTTCTTTTGGAGCATTCCTACCTATCTACAATAAATCCCtgcatttaaaaattaagtgCAAAACGTTCTGAATTTTCTTAATAAACATAACTTAAAATATTCTTAGAAACAGATTCATCTCCAGATTTAATTGCAAGTCTAAGTTCAACCTACACAGAAACATCGCAAATATAAAACTGCTGGTCTGTTTTAATGTTCTTTCCTTCGGACAgagcatttgtattttcaatatgACAGCTGCTGTCTCTCCATTCCCCCAATCCATTGATTCATGAAAACCAAAATTTCAGAGACAACCAGTGCTACAAGCTGCCAGTATGGTACCTCACTGAATGAATAGAACTTGAGAGCCACTTTGCTTGGGAGCCAACCCCAAGAATCATTTACATCAGAACCACTCTATGTAAGAGCCACACAATAGTCTGAGAGTATATAAAATGCCATTTCTCCGCTGCTATCTGCAGACTAATTGCTATTTTCGGTGTATATTATAATGTCATCATCTCCAGTAGTTATTTTAGGAGAGTAATCAAACCTGAGTTTGTCATCACAAAGTTATTATTTATGGTCTTGCATTAACTTTAAAATGAAACCAAAGAAGCCAAATTTTCTATTAAGGGCTAGAAGGAAAAGTGTCCTACCGGTTCGGCCAAGATACAGCAGGGAGGTTGATGGACAAAGACTTTCTGCAAATGAAGATGTTAAGGTTTGCTGTTTTTCCCCAGTGACGAGGTCTATCACGTACCAAATATCTTGCTTTTTCCCTGAAATAACCAGTTAAACTGCATTACTGATCAGACTGAAAATTACCGAGATACAAAATCCAGGCTCTTCGGAGAAACTTTTTTGATTTGAGAAGTTCTCTAGTGGGCCCATGCATATGAGATTCTTTTTCATAATGTTATTAACAGACAATGTTTAAAAGCTTTCTTGTTTAACAAAACAGTTTTGGGAAACAACAAAAATTAGATGCCCAGCAACATTATTGCTCCCCTCTTTTAACATCACTGACTCTTGGCAAGTAGTGGCAAGAACAGTGACAGCATTTCTAGGACACCCTAAAAGCACTATCATGCAAAATGAGGTTGTTACATTCACAATATCCAGTTTGGAAATGACTCCTGAAGAAAGTTCTGAGGACTGAAAATCCTTATGCAAAGAGAGGAAGAAGAATGAGGTGCTATTTGTTGTAGCACAATATGGTGGGACAGAATGATCCATTTTGACACACAAAAGGAACTATAGGACAACGGAACAGACTGCCTAGGAGATTGTGGCAGCTCCTTCCCCATATGGTTTTCAAAAGGATACTGGATCAGCATCTGTCTGAGGTGGTtcagacacaacaaatcctgcatctttgcAGAGTTAGACTAGACGACCCTGGCAGTCCCTTCCAACCTATGATTTCAAACTGATAAGGGATTTTAGTCCTATAACCCAAGTATTAGAGCTGTAGTCTGTAGCAGCCTCATCTAAAAATGTCATATAGTTAACCTGCTTCTTTCCCCTACAGTTTTCAATGGAGGTATGTGAACTGGAGAGCCAGAagatggtggggtggagggagagagagagagagagcgcgcgcgcGAGGGAGTGAAGATTTCCTCCAGGATTTCACTGATGTGGTGTCATCTCCAGTGATGCCAGTCGGGCAGAATAATGTACCCCCAAACTATTAATGAATCCGAAGACATGGTTACAACATGGCTAATAGTCATAGTGTAGCTTCAAGTTAGCTATGACTATGTAACCAGGCTTCAAATCAGAACCATCCAGGACCTCATCCCAGTTATAGAATGGAATGAGGTCTTCCCTACACTACAGCTTGTAACCATGTTGTAACTCAATTTCCTGACTCAGTCATAGCTGTAATGTAGGCAGCAATCCCTTAGCTGGCTGAGGCAAGTTCATTTATACTTCTGAGATGGTGCGTGTTATAAAACTGAGATAACTATGTATCTGTCACAGAATAAAGTTAATTACTGTAGTagagcaactttaaaaaaaaaaaaaggcaatgcaATGGTTTGAGAATGGGAGGCAGTTAGCCTTTTATCTTTGCATGTCAGTAAGTACTGCATTTAATAGATCCTCTGATATCAGAAAATGTTACGAAAGACTGTAATTAAAAGCCAAGGCTGAGATGACATTTTCATGCAAGAGTGCTAGGGCTGGTTTGGGCAGTTTGTATTTGTCAGTTGCTGTTGGGTATGGTGCAATCTGCTAAATCATTTAACCCATGGAGAGATTAACTAGAACTTACCCATGTAGAGAATCCCATCTGAACTGCGACAGGGTGATGCCTGCACCAGCTCAGGAATTGTAAATGGAAGTTTCtaggcggaaaaaaaaaaaagctgaaaccTTGTTTAAatcataatatttttatatttagaaATTAGTGCAATTCTCCCAGTTGTGTTCAAGGGAAAAGGGAACCAATACAGCAGCTTTGAGGATTTCTCATGGTTTTACTAGAAATCTAACAGgaatagaaaaaatatttctagCACAGAAGACCTGAGGTCAGGACTCTTGGGTTTTATTCCGCACTCTGCTACTGACTTGTGAAACCACGTTCACATCCCAAGAGTCTGCTTTAATTGCCCCATCTGTTAATGAATATACATACAATTAGCTGCCTTGCAGAGGTGTAACATCAGTGTTTGCAAAGCTCAGCAATCTTCACATGGAACAGTGTTATTAAAAAGGTAATGAATTATTAATGATCACCAAATTCTGTCATGTTCCTGGCCATGCATCATGCCTACATACTTGGTGAACAATCTTCCATTTTAAGAGGCCTTCATCAGGAGGAGAAAAACAACAAAGAAGTGCTTAGCAAACACAAGAGAGGCCAGGACTTTGGACATTGAAATTACTTCCATCTGCCTTGGGACATGCACCGCGATGCATCCAACCAGAATATTTTTACCTGAGGAGATGAACAAGTGAAATGGAACATGATGTTCAGGACTGATTGCAACTTAGACCTACTACAAAGCACACCAAAAATACTCACACAAATAAGGCCACAtatcggggtgcattaggaaaaaaatctgtcagtaaATACTTAACagttcaaaaattaaaaaaaaaagttaaagctcTAAAAAGAAGTTATAATggctgccaggaaaaaaaaacttgtgggAAGCCAAATATTTTATCTGAGTTTCATCACAAAGCTGTTGCTTTAATCAAGTGTTCAGCTGACATCTGTGGTGTTGACTATTTCGATGCAAATATTTTGGAAGGGTTCACAGTTTCGCCTACTTACAGAGTGCTATAATAGCACCTACCACTTGAGACAGCACAGAATCCACATTTATCCTCATATGGGTTGAACGTCTTAAAAACTGCtaccaaattatttttttcaggtcATAACTGATTGTGCTGTATTGGCT
The sequence above is a segment of the Carettochelys insculpta isolate YL-2023 chromosome 20, ASM3395843v1, whole genome shotgun sequence genome. Coding sequences within it:
- the ERN1 gene encoding serine/threonine-protein kinase/endoribonuclease IRE1 isoform X2, giving the protein MERGGRPPQRVLLCRCLLRLGALLLLLLLPGPGSCGSSSSVTVPETLLFVSTLDGSLHAVSKRTGSIKWTLKEDPVLQVPTHVEEPAFLPDPNDGSLYTLGGKNNEGLTKLPFTIPELVQASPCRSSDGILYMGKKQDIWYVIDLVTGEKQQTLTSSFAESLCPSTSLLYLGRTEYTITMYDTKNKELRWNATYFDYAATVPDEDVKYKMSHFVSNGDGLVVTVDSESGDVLWIQNYGSPVVAFYIWQREGLRKVMHTNVGIETLRYLTFMSGEVGRITKWKYPFPKETETKSKLTPTLYVGKYSTSLYASPSMVHEGVAIVPRGRAIPLLEGPRTEGVTIEDNGECVITPSTDLKFSAGLKEKKLNYWRNHWLLIGHHETPLSAPTKILDKFPSSLPKRHENVIPADSDKASFEEVIGIVKSSSKELPPSIPKDIEEKPSQPVPRPEAPVDSMLKDMATVILSTFLFVGWIAFVIICPVSPQQQQLPFRAPSDLSPEADFLDTSCMRTESSATSTPNVSPKASNHSTYSNLSGSDPGRCLSTEQEERDEDRNMVMVGKISFSPKDVLGHGAEGTIVYRGTFDNRAVAVKRILPECFSFADREVQLLRESDEHPNVIRYFCTERDRQFQYIAIELCAATLQEYVEQKDFSRHGLQPITLLQQTTSGLAYLHSLNIVHRDLKPHNILISMPNAHGKVKAMISDFGLCKKLAVGRHSFSRQSGVPGTEGWIAPEILSEDCKENPTYTVDIFSAGCVFYYVVSEGSHPFGKSLQRQANILLGAYSLDSLNPEKHEDIVARDLIEQMINMDPQKRPSASCVLKHPFFWDLEKQLQFFQIFGNSDPIKEAQYGIFYGR
- the ERN1 gene encoding serine/threonine-protein kinase/endoribonuclease IRE1 isoform X4 — encoded protein: MERGGRPPQRVLLCRCLLRLGALLLLLLLPGPGSCGSSSSVTVPETLLFVSTLDGSLHAVSKRTGSIKWTLKEDPVLQVPTHVEEPAFLPDPNDGSLYTLGGKNNEGLTKLPFTIPELVQASPCRSSDGILYMGKKQDIWYVIDLVTGEKQQTLTSSFAESLCPSTSLLYLGRTEYTITMYDTKNKELRWNATYFDYAATVPDEDVKYKMSHFVSNGDGLVVTVDSESGDVLWIQNYGSPVVAFYIWQREGLRKVMHTNVGIETLRYLTFMSGEVGRITKWKYPFPKETETKSKLTPTLYVGKYSTSLYASPSMVHEGVAIVPRGRAIPLLEGPRTEGVTIEDNGECVITPSTDLKFSAGLKEKKLNYWRNHWLLIGHHETPLSAPTKILDKFPSSLPKRHENVIPADSDKASFEEVIGIVKSSSKELPPSIPKDIEEKPSQPVPRPEAPVDSMLKDMATVILSTFLFVGWIAFVIICPVSPQQQQLPFRAPSDLSPEADFLDTSCMRTESSATSTPNVSPKASNHSTYSNLSGSDPGRCLSTEQEERDEDRNMVMVGKISFSPKDVLGHGAEGTIVYRGTFDNRAVAVKRILPECFSFADREVQLLRESDEHPNVIRYFCTERDRQFQYIAIELCAATLQEYVEQKDFSRHGLQPITLLQQTTSGLAYLHSLNIVHRDLKPHNILISMPNAHGKVKAMISDFGLCKKLAVGRHSFSRQSGVPGTEGWIAPEILSEDCKENPLAVSSTTWCLKAAIPLANPCSGKPTFYWALTVWTP